A single region of the Chloroflexota bacterium genome encodes:
- a CDS encoding dihydroorotase, translating to MTDLDISRAWLVDPAAGREGPGEIVVRGGILAAVTWLEGVEAEGVDDRGIVVAPGFIDLHTHLREPGNEDAETIASGLAAAAHGGFTTVCAMANTKPAADEPGVVALVTAAARASGSAVTLLQYGAVSVGRNGETLAALGELADSGVVGFSDDGAPVRSAALLRSALLYAGMAGLPIVDHPEDPDQTVGAEASEGVVATVLGLRGWPRSAEASAVARDLAVLADVLEDEPRARLHLTHLSTSGALELVRAAKARGLPVTCDVTPHHLALTDEWLAGARRWSWEAVDGDGEPRDPWADGVLVAPPYDPILRVNPPLRAADDALACLAALVDGTADAVATDHAPHTVVDTEVEFGLAANGMSGLETALGILLAGVDVGRLLLGTAIAALTTGPARVLGSRLGRPIGLVEGAPADLVVFDRKATWTVSVAKLATRGRNSPLLGRELGGRVLATIAGGRLAYEDRG from the coding sequence CTCGCGGCGGTGACATGGCTCGAGGGCGTGGAGGCGGAAGGGGTGGACGATCGCGGGATCGTCGTCGCCCCGGGTTTCATCGACCTCCACACCCATCTCCGCGAACCCGGCAACGAGGACGCCGAGACGATCGCGAGCGGGCTGGCGGCCGCCGCACATGGCGGATTCACGACGGTTTGCGCGATGGCGAACACGAAGCCTGCGGCCGACGAGCCGGGGGTCGTCGCGCTCGTCACGGCCGCGGCACGAGCCTCCGGTTCGGCCGTGACGCTCCTCCAGTACGGTGCCGTGTCGGTCGGCCGGAACGGCGAGACGCTGGCCGCACTCGGCGAACTCGCTGACTCCGGCGTGGTCGGCTTCTCCGACGACGGCGCGCCGGTCCGCAGCGCCGCCCTCCTCCGCAGCGCGCTCCTCTACGCCGGGATGGCGGGTCTGCCGATCGTCGATCACCCGGAGGACCCGGACCAGACCGTCGGCGCGGAGGCGTCCGAGGGAGTCGTCGCGACGGTCCTCGGGCTGCGCGGCTGGCCACGATCGGCGGAGGCGAGCGCGGTGGCGCGCGATCTCGCGGTCCTTGCCGACGTCCTCGAGGACGAACCGCGAGCGAGACTCCATCTCACCCACCTGTCGACATCGGGGGCGCTCGAGCTCGTCCGGGCGGCGAAGGCGCGCGGTCTGCCGGTGACGTGCGACGTCACGCCGCATCATCTCGCGCTCACGGACGAGTGGCTCGCCGGAGCACGGCGCTGGTCGTGGGAGGCGGTCGACGGCGACGGCGAGCCGCGGGATCCATGGGCTGACGGCGTCCTCGTGGCGCCACCGTACGATCCGATCCTGCGGGTCAACCCACCGCTCCGGGCGGCCGATGACGCGCTGGCCTGCCTCGCCGCGCTCGTCGACGGCACCGCCGACGCCGTCGCCACGGACCACGCGCCGCACACGGTGGTCGACACCGAGGTCGAATTCGGGCTCGCCGCGAACGGCATGAGCGGGCTCGAGACGGCCCTCGGCATCCTCCTCGCGGGCGTCGATGTCGGCCGGCTCTTGCTCGGGACGGCGATCGCGGCACTCACGACCGGCCCCGCCCGGGTCCTCGGGTCGCGGCTCGGGAGACCGATCGGGCTCGTCGAGGGCGCGCCGGCGGACCTCGTCGTGTTCGACCGGAAGGCGACGTGGACGGTGTCCGTGGCGAAGCTCGCGACGCGTGGCAGGAACAGTCCGTTGCTCGGGCGGGAGCTCGGCGGTCGGGTGCTTGCGACGATCGCCGGGGGCAGGCTCGCCTACGAGGATCGCGGGTGA
- a CDS encoding FAD-binding oxidoreductase, with the protein MTADPFAALEYRVLWQAQMPEQPDRTGRELPDTADVVVVGGGYTGLSAARQLARQGAKVVLLEANLLGSGASTRNGGIVHPGYHWGPAELVERYGEVQGRALFREATEGFAYLRALLADERIEADFVHRGHLELAYAPAHLDGVRAAQRALEAAGVACSFIPRERLREEIGSDAYFGALAVEDSGGLHPGRYFAGLAGAAVRAGADLHEGVRALAVRPQRDGRVVVETERGPIIARDVIVATNGYTDGFVPALRRRVIPVGSSIIATEPLSEELVAELSPKGRVFFDTKNFLYYWRLTADRRMVFGGRASFLPTSAERTARILHRGLMEVHPQLRGTRIEYAWGGKLGFTFDRMPHVGRMAGVTYAMGYCGTGVVLATHLGAKVAEWLGGGPAPALAALRFPLVPAPFEGRPWFLPLAGEWFRLQDRLAARSRR; encoded by the coding sequence GTGACGGCCGACCCCTTCGCCGCGCTCGAGTATCGGGTGCTCTGGCAGGCGCAGATGCCGGAGCAGCCGGACCGGACCGGCCGGGAGCTTCCGGACACCGCGGACGTCGTCGTCGTCGGCGGCGGGTACACGGGCCTGAGTGCGGCCCGCCAGCTCGCTCGCCAGGGCGCGAAGGTCGTCCTCCTCGAGGCGAACCTGCTCGGGTCCGGGGCGAGCACACGGAACGGCGGGATCGTCCATCCCGGCTATCACTGGGGACCGGCGGAGCTTGTCGAACGGTACGGGGAGGTGCAGGGGAGGGCCCTCTTCCGGGAGGCGACCGAGGGGTTCGCCTACCTGCGGGCGCTCCTCGCGGATGAGCGCATCGAGGCCGATTTCGTCCACCGTGGTCACCTCGAGCTCGCCTACGCTCCGGCCCATCTCGACGGTGTCCGTGCGGCGCAGCGGGCCCTCGAGGCGGCGGGCGTCGCGTGCTCGTTCATCCCCCGCGAGCGGCTCCGGGAGGAGATCGGCAGCGACGCGTACTTCGGTGCCCTCGCCGTCGAGGATTCGGGCGGTCTTCACCCGGGCCGATACTTCGCCGGGCTTGCGGGTGCGGCCGTCCGCGCCGGCGCGGACCTTCATGAGGGCGTCCGGGCGCTCGCCGTGCGACCCCAGCGTGACGGCCGGGTCGTCGTCGAGACGGAGCGCGGACCGATCATCGCCCGCGACGTCATCGTCGCGACGAACGGCTACACGGACGGGTTCGTGCCGGCGCTCCGTCGGCGGGTCATCCCGGTCGGCAGCTCCATTATCGCCACCGAGCCGCTCTCCGAGGAGCTCGTCGCGGAGCTGTCACCGAAGGGTCGGGTCTTCTTCGACACGAAGAACTTCCTCTACTACTGGCGGTTGACGGCGGACCGGCGGATGGTCTTCGGCGGCCGGGCGAGCTTCCTGCCGACCTCCGCCGAGAGGACCGCCCGGATCCTCCACCGCGGGCTCATGGAGGTCCATCCACAGCTGCGCGGCACGCGGATCGAGTACGCCTGGGGCGGCAAGCTGGGCTTCACGTTCGACCGGATGCCGCACGTCGGCCGGATGGCCGGCGTGACGTACGCGATGGGCTACTGCGGGACGGGGGTCGTCCTCGCCACCCACCTGGGGGCGAAGGTCGCGGAATGGCTCGGCGGCGGCCCGGCTCCGGCGCTCGCCGCGCTGCGGTTCCCGCTCGTCCCCGCCCCATTCGAGGGCCGTCCGTGGTTCCTCCCGCTGGCCGGCGAATGGTTCCGGCTCCAGGATCGGCTCGCGGCTCGGAGCCGGCGGTAG